A stretch of the Sphingomonas sp. CL5.1 genome encodes the following:
- a CDS encoding SDR family oxidoreductase — MLMLTKAAAVDLAKYGIRCNCYCPGAIDTPMMQKYYEAAPDKEKIMSVLTGAHLIPRLGRPEEIAKLACFLASDDSSFITGAAYVIDGGTLAWRGVNA; from the coding sequence GTGCTGATGCTGACCAAGGCGGCCGCCGTCGATCTCGCCAAATATGGCATCCGCTGCAATTGTTATTGCCCCGGCGCGATCGATACACCGATGATGCAGAAATATTACGAGGCGGCGCCGGACAAGGAAAAGATCATGTCGGTGCTCACCGGCGCGCACCTGATCCCGCGCCTTGGACGGCCCGAGGAAATCGCCAAGCTCGCCTGCTTTCTCGCGTCGGACGATTCCAGTTTCATTACCGGCGCGGCCTATGTCATCGACGGCGGCACGCTCGCCTGGCGCGGTGTCAACGCTTAA
- a CDS encoding LLM class flavin-dependent oxidoreductase has protein sequence MKFHLMQTGVVGRRKEIEQGMAGQRPELYQRFLEEVRDYVRLADDLGFYGYCQPEHHLQIEGFEANNHPGMFSLFVGQHCKRMHAGIMGYTMTTHNPVRVAEEIATLDHMLQGRLYCGFTRGYHARWVDAYGIKEGVGATTPDNVKARDEQDAKNRSLFEEGVRVIKKAWTNDVFSHKGNNWQFPPEGGSGGHPAYAKYGKGQDENGRVRQIGIAPLPYQRPHPPIYGGFAASGRTIDFWAEEGGKLIVLSDNLDFCEKLNERYIATAAKNDRQVTNAQASAWGGFLMLTDDKDRARQLMEEHMWFWDEWFIPMGQRPPNVLIGSADEIADQIGRAHDRLGFDELFLMFGQGHLEPEENQAELEAFISKVAPRFSTKDAAGTFV, from the coding sequence ATGAAATTTCACCTGATGCAGACCGGCGTGGTCGGTCGTCGCAAGGAGATCGAGCAAGGCATGGCGGGGCAGCGTCCCGAGCTGTACCAGCGCTTTCTCGAGGAAGTTCGCGATTACGTGCGGCTTGCCGACGATCTCGGTTTCTACGGCTATTGCCAGCCTGAGCATCACCTTCAGATCGAGGGTTTTGAGGCGAACAACCATCCGGGCATGTTCAGCCTGTTCGTCGGCCAGCACTGCAAGCGGATGCATGCCGGCATCATGGGCTACACCATGACCACGCATAATCCGGTGCGCGTCGCGGAAGAGATCGCCACGCTCGATCATATGCTGCAAGGTCGGCTTTATTGCGGCTTTACGCGCGGATATCACGCGCGTTGGGTCGATGCTTATGGCATCAAGGAGGGCGTCGGCGCGACCACGCCCGACAATGTGAAGGCGCGCGACGAGCAGGACGCGAAGAACCGCTCGCTGTTCGAGGAAGGTGTGCGCGTCATCAAGAAGGCGTGGACCAACGACGTCTTCAGCCACAAGGGCAATAACTGGCAATTCCCGCCGGAAGGCGGTTCTGGCGGTCATCCGGCCTATGCCAAATACGGCAAGGGTCAGGACGAGAACGGCCGGGTCCGGCAGATCGGGATCGCGCCGCTGCCCTATCAGCGCCCGCATCCGCCGATCTATGGCGGGTTCGCCGCGTCGGGCCGGACGATCGATTTCTGGGCGGAGGAGGGCGGCAAGCTGATCGTCCTGTCCGACAATCTCGATTTCTGCGAAAAGCTCAACGAGCGCTACATCGCCACGGCGGCGAAGAACGATCGCCAGGTCACCAACGCGCAGGCCTCCGCCTGGGGTGGCTTCCTCATGCTCACCGATGACAAGGATCGGGCGCGGCAGCTGATGGAAGAGCATATGTGGTTCTGGGATGAATGGTTCATCCCGATGGGCCAGCGCCCGCCAAATGTGCTGATCGGCTCCGCCGACGAGATCGCCGACCAGATCGGGCGGGCGCACGACCGGCTGGGCTTCGACGAATTGTTCCTGATGTTCGGCCAGGGCCATCTCGAGCCCGAGGAAAATCAGGCCGAGCTGGAGGCATTCATCAGCAAGGTGGCGCCGCGCTTCTCCACAAAGGATGCGGCCGGCACGTTCGTCTGA
- a CDS encoding carboxymuconolactone decarboxylase family protein yields MITSIPFLQPRSGLLPGLVATGSKASRSAPRRPINTVVDEHSRYVNTKVDLRKSRMDNGVRGAREKETGMAHIELEELHSLAEQALIGVDAGPSLEVRDAALIWFGLTSSVTALAPDAIDEALAAALRHGASPAQLQEVVSLVSGLGVHSLMTTAVRLARAAGIATRALSPEEQALWDRHVGDDPFWAGFERELPGFLGAMLRLSSDQFVAFFDYCAVPWKSGTVRGRLKELIAMACDATPGHRFLPGFRLHLANAVALGVGRTQIMETIALAARVPLHEGTR; encoded by the coding sequence TTGATCACGAGCATTCCTTTCCTGCAGCCCCGTTCGGGCCTGTTGCCCGGCCTTGTGGCGACCGGTTCAAAGGCGTCGCGTTCAGCACCGCGACGACCTATCAACACTGTAGTTGACGAACATTCGCGGTACGTCAACACTAAAGTTGATTTACGCAAATCGAGAATGGATAACGGCGTTCGCGGCGCCAGGGAGAAGGAAACAGGGATGGCTCACATCGAATTGGAAGAGCTGCACTCGCTGGCCGAACAGGCGCTCATCGGGGTTGATGCGGGGCCGTCGCTGGAGGTCCGCGATGCCGCGCTGATCTGGTTCGGGTTGACGAGCAGCGTGACCGCCCTTGCCCCGGACGCAATCGATGAAGCGCTCGCCGCCGCGCTACGCCACGGTGCGTCGCCCGCACAATTGCAGGAGGTAGTTTCGCTCGTCTCGGGCCTTGGCGTGCATTCGCTCATGACGACCGCCGTGCGGCTTGCGCGTGCGGCCGGGATCGCCACGCGCGCCTTGAGTCCGGAAGAACAGGCATTGTGGGATCGCCATGTCGGCGACGACCCGTTCTGGGCCGGGTTCGAGCGTGAACTGCCCGGCTTCCTCGGCGCGATGCTGCGGTTATCCTCCGACCAGTTCGTCGCCTTCTTCGATTATTGCGCGGTGCCGTGGAAGAGCGGCACGGTGCGCGGACGATTGAAGGAGTTGATCGCGATGGCATGCGATGCGACGCCGGGTCACCGCTTCCTGCCGGGGTTTCGGCTTCATCTCGCCAATGCCGTGGCGCTTGGTGTCGGCAGGACGCAGATCATGGAGACCATCGCCCTCGCCGCGCGCGTACCGTTGCACGAAGGGACGCGTTAA
- a CDS encoding SDR family NAD(P)-dependent oxidoreductase: MGNRLDGKVCIVTGAGSGMGRACAIEMAAQGGRVVVTDVNDASVQETFAAITNAGHEAAAFVCNLRRPDDIRGLIDFAVDRFGGIDVLHNNAAIHETDLTTQTSIEDLPDEIWDIVYEINLKAIWLAIKYAVPHLKLSQRGPAIVNVASTGSFVSYPQAGAYCATRVRTH, from the coding sequence ATGGGCAATAGACTCGACGGCAAGGTCTGCATCGTCACCGGCGCGGGCAGCGGCATGGGCAGGGCCTGCGCGATCGAAATGGCCGCGCAGGGCGGTCGCGTGGTCGTCACCGATGTCAATGACGCATCCGTTCAAGAGACTTTCGCCGCGATCACGAACGCAGGCCATGAGGCTGCCGCGTTCGTCTGCAACCTGCGCCGCCCGGACGACATCAGAGGATTGATCGACTTTGCCGTCGACCGGTTCGGCGGCATCGACGTGCTGCACAATAATGCCGCGATCCACGAGACCGATCTCACCACGCAGACGTCGATCGAGGACCTGCCCGACGAGATCTGGGACATCGTCTATGAGATCAACCTGAAAGCGATCTGGCTGGCGATCAAATATGCTGTCCCGCATCTCAAACTGTCGCAGCGCGGGCCCGCGATCGTCAATGTCGCATCGACCGGCTCGTTCGTATCCTACCCGCAGGCCGGCGCCTATTGCGCGACTAGGGTCAGGACCCATTGA
- a CDS encoding zinc-binding dehydrogenase: MSIGRATVLVEPNKLETWDVPVVDPEPGGALVRIVVGGVCGSDVHITTGEAGIMPFPIILGHEGIGRVEKLGGIETDYAGVPVKPGDLVYWSPIAACHRCYSCNVVAESPCDNSRFFEHAEKPNWGSYADYAWLPNGLAFFKLPDDADPLAVAALGCALPTVLRGFDRCGPVRVGEAVVVQGAGPVGLSAVMVAAQAGARDVIVIDGVDKRLEVARSLGATATISLRDTPEERRRKVYELTGAGGPSLVVEAAGVLPAFPEGVDLTGPHGRYVILGLWGAIGTQPISPRDMTTKNITVAGASFPKPKHYYEAMHMAARLQDKVPLASLVTHRFAIEDAQQALDAVHRGEVIKAVIDPECARAI; the protein is encoded by the coding sequence ATGTCGATCGGCCGTGCGACGGTGCTCGTCGAACCGAACAAGCTTGAGACGTGGGACGTGCCGGTCGTCGATCCCGAACCCGGCGGCGCACTGGTGAGGATCGTTGTCGGCGGTGTGTGCGGCAGCGACGTGCACATCACCACGGGTGAGGCGGGGATCATGCCGTTCCCGATCATTCTCGGCCATGAGGGCATCGGTCGAGTCGAGAAACTGGGCGGCATCGAGACGGACTATGCCGGCGTCCCGGTCAAGCCGGGCGATCTGGTCTATTGGTCGCCGATCGCAGCATGCCATCGGTGCTATTCGTGCAACGTGGTGGCTGAATCGCCGTGCGACAATTCGCGGTTCTTCGAACATGCCGAGAAGCCTAACTGGGGCAGCTACGCCGATTATGCGTGGCTGCCGAACGGGTTGGCGTTCTTCAAACTGCCCGACGACGCCGACCCGCTGGCGGTTGCCGCGTTGGGCTGCGCGCTGCCGACGGTATTGCGCGGATTCGATCGCTGCGGCCCCGTGCGGGTGGGTGAAGCGGTGGTCGTGCAGGGGGCGGGGCCGGTCGGCCTATCCGCCGTCATGGTCGCCGCGCAAGCGGGCGCGCGTGATGTCATCGTGATCGATGGTGTCGACAAACGGCTGGAAGTCGCCCGATCGCTTGGCGCGACCGCCACCATCTCGCTGCGCGACACCCCCGAAGAGCGGCGGCGCAAAGTGTACGAATTGACCGGCGCCGGCGGACCGTCGCTGGTGGTCGAGGCGGCCGGTGTCCTGCCCGCGTTCCCCGAGGGGGTTGATCTGACGGGGCCGCACGGCCGCTATGTGATCCTGGGTCTGTGGGGCGCGATCGGAACCCAGCCGATCTCGCCGCGCGACATGACGACGAAGAACATCACCGTCGCGGGCGCGAGCTTCCCCAAGCCCAAGCATTATTATGAGGCGATGCATATGGCCGCGCGATTGCAGGACAAGGTGCCGCTCGCGAGCCTCGTCACGCACCGTTTCGCGATCGAAGACGCCCAGCAGGCGCTCGATGCGGTGCACAGGGGGGAGGTGATCAAGGCGGTCATCGACCCCGAATGCGCCCGCGCGATCTGA
- a CDS encoding IS5 family transposase (programmed frameshift): MSDLYWLTDEQMDRLRPYFPKSHGKPRVDDRRVLSGIVFVNRNGLRWRDAPKEYGPHKTLYNRWKRWGDMGVFLRMMEGLAAEGAEPATIMIDATYLKAHRTASSLRVKKGNLGRLIGRTKGGMNTKLHAVTDANGRPLSFFMTAGQISDYTGATALLDDLPKAKWLLGDRGYDADWFREALQAKGIKPCIPGRKSRLQPVKYDKRRYRRRNRIEIMFGRLKDWRRVATRYDRCPRVFFSAIALAATVIFWL; the protein is encoded by the exons ATGAGCGACTTGTACTGGCTGACTGACGAGCAGATGGATCGTCTGCGCCCCTATTTTCCCAAGAGCCACGGCAAGCCGCGTGTTGACGATCGGCGGGTGTTGAGCGGCATCGTATTCGTGAACCGCAACGGGCTACGCTGGCGCGATGCGCCCAAGGAGTATGGCCCCCACAAGACGCTGTACAACCGGTGGAAGCGATGGGGCGATATGGGCGTGTTCCTTCGCATGATGGAAGGGCTGGCTGCTGAAGGCGCCGAACCAGCGACGATCATGATTGATGCGACCTATTTGAAGGCGCACCGCACAGCTTCGAGCCTGCGGGTTAAAAAGGGGA ATCTCGGGCGCCTGATCGGCCGCACCAAGGGCGGCATGAACACCAAGCTTCACGCCGTCACCGACGCCAACGGCCGCCCGCTCAGCTTCTTCATGACCGCCGGGCAGATCAGCGACTACACCGGAGCTACGGCTCTGTTGGACGACCTGCCCAAAGCGAAATGGCTGCTGGGTGACCGCGGCTATGACGCCGACTGGTTCAGAGAGGCTTTGCAGGCGAAGGGCATCAAGCCCTGCATTCCGGGCCGCAAATCTCGGCTGCAGCCCGTCAAATACGACAAGCGCCGGTACAGACGCCGTAACCGCATCGAGATCATGTTCGGCCGCCTCAAGGACTGGCGGCGCGTCGCCACACGCTACGACCGGTGCCCGCGGGTGTTCTTCTCTGCCATCGCACTCGCAGCCACCGTCATCTTCTGGCTCTGA
- a CDS encoding class I adenylate-forming enzyme family protein has translation MTGVVTTEVSTLGDLLISSAARHPDRPALVLPGKESSYQSLRDGALRVARSLHASGVRPGEHVGILIPNCIEYAECLFGIALLGCVAVPLNARHKASELGYIVRDAAIVALLTSNHPDDPVRFSDIVADILVEGPQPALRFVAFARGEAVATIVGAEEFASSAAAVADSAIEAIRRGVRVREPALIIYTSGTTANPKGCVLSHEAVTRGPVERARYRLSAGEHDVTWAAGPLFHIGSLAPFVGSVGVAGTFLSDTYFEPGRALALMYQYGVTLAWPWFSAIAQGLIGHPDFDAARLATLKYLFIIAPPTLVAEVQDLLARTEIIQACGMTETAGIFALCDADETALNRTLKHGRPSPGVAVRIVDPETEADLPDGTMGEIWVRGYNVMECYWNAPAKTAEALTPDGWLKTGDLYTRDPDGNLIFGGRFKDMLKVGGENVAAIEVEAFLCTHPAVKTAEVVGRPDDRLDEVPVAFIELHDGQSASADALIAHCKGRIASYKVPRAIHFMAAADWPMSATKIDKRALRDRLKELSL, from the coding sequence ATGACGGGTGTGGTGACGACCGAAGTATCAACCTTGGGGGATCTGCTGATAAGCTCAGCCGCTCGCCACCCCGATCGACCCGCCCTTGTTCTGCCCGGAAAGGAAAGCTCCTATCAGAGCCTGCGTGATGGGGCGTTGCGTGTCGCGCGGTCGCTTCACGCCAGCGGCGTGCGCCCCGGTGAACATGTCGGGATCCTCATTCCAAACTGTATCGAATATGCCGAATGCCTTTTCGGCATCGCCTTGCTGGGCTGCGTCGCGGTACCGCTCAACGCACGCCACAAGGCGAGCGAACTTGGCTATATCGTGCGCGACGCCGCGATCGTCGCGCTGCTCACCAGCAACCATCCCGATGACCCCGTGCGCTTTTCGGATATCGTCGCGGATATTCTCGTCGAAGGGCCGCAGCCAGCGCTGCGCTTCGTGGCGTTCGCGCGCGGTGAGGCGGTCGCGACAATTGTCGGCGCCGAAGAATTCGCGTCGTCTGCTGCCGCCGTTGCCGATTCGGCGATCGAAGCCATCCGACGCGGCGTGCGGGTGCGGGAACCGGCGCTGATCATCTATACCTCCGGCACGACCGCGAACCCGAAGGGATGCGTGCTCAGCCATGAGGCGGTGACGCGAGGCCCGGTCGAACGCGCCCGCTACCGCCTGAGCGCGGGTGAGCATGACGTTACATGGGCCGCCGGGCCGCTCTTTCATATCGGATCGCTTGCCCCCTTCGTCGGGTCGGTGGGTGTCGCGGGTACGTTCCTCAGCGACACCTATTTCGAGCCGGGCAGAGCGCTCGCGCTGATGTACCAATATGGCGTCACCCTGGCCTGGCCATGGTTTTCCGCGATCGCGCAAGGGCTGATCGGCCATCCAGATTTCGACGCGGCGCGCCTCGCGACGCTCAAATATCTGTTCATCATCGCACCACCGACGCTCGTCGCCGAGGTGCAGGATCTCCTTGCCCGTACCGAGATCATCCAGGCGTGCGGGATGACCGAGACCGCCGGCATTTTCGCATTGTGCGATGCGGACGAAACCGCGCTCAACCGGACACTCAAGCATGGGCGCCCCTCTCCCGGCGTGGCGGTGCGCATCGTCGATCCGGAGACCGAGGCCGATCTGCCCGACGGGACGATGGGGGAGATTTGGGTCCGCGGCTATAATGTCATGGAATGCTATTGGAACGCCCCGGCGAAAACGGCGGAGGCGCTGACGCCGGACGGCTGGCTCAAGACCGGCGATCTCTACACGCGGGATCCAGACGGCAATCTCATCTTCGGCGGCCGCTTCAAGGATATGCTCAAGGTCGGCGGCGAGAATGTCGCCGCCATCGAGGTCGAAGCATTCCTGTGTACCCATCCCGCGGTTAAAACCGCCGAAGTGGTCGGCCGGCCCGATGATCGCCTCGACGAGGTGCCCGTCGCCTTCATCGAACTGCACGATGGTCAATCCGCCAGCGCGGACGCGCTCATCGCCCACTGCAAGGGCCGGATCGCGAGCTACAAGGTGCCGCGCGCGATCCATTTCATGGCGGCGGCGGACTGGCCGATGTCGGCCACCAAGATCGACAAACGCGCGCTGCGCGACCGGCTGAAGGAGCTCTCGCTATGA
- a CDS encoding LLM class flavin-dependent oxidoreductase, whose amino-acid sequence MAMQCGVFMTPYNPPSRTPRQVFDWALDIARICDEAGYVDFMIGEHYTLGWENIPMPEAIIAACAQTTKSIRFAPMAHLLPYHDPATLAIRIGWLSQVMEGRYFLGVAPGGHHTDAILHGFDNIFELPPRQLEALHLMERVWEGKPFLEKGKYFQAGFPGPDTMPEYDVIVADNGPYGGRDKLEIAVTGLSMSSSSMKFAGERDYSPISFFGGTPQMKAHWNTWADAMASMGRVAERSRYRVCRDVFIADTDAEAKRLFLKSGMAQTWAKYLKEIYVKFGLFDGIIHDSGMDITPAQVDADFLAEHVVLCGSPETVIEKLEKLADQVGGWGQIVANQHDSLDDPKPWEESLRRFATEVCPKVRMPNLETA is encoded by the coding sequence ATGGCCATGCAGTGCGGGGTGTTCATGACCCCTTACAACCCCCCGAGCCGGACGCCACGGCAGGTGTTCGACTGGGCGCTGGACATCGCACGGATCTGTGACGAGGCGGGCTATGTCGATTTCATGATCGGCGAGCATTATACGCTGGGCTGGGAAAATATCCCGATGCCCGAGGCGATCATCGCGGCCTGCGCGCAGACTACGAAGTCGATCCGTTTCGCGCCGATGGCGCATCTGCTGCCCTATCATGATCCGGCGACGCTCGCGATCCGCATCGGTTGGCTGAGCCAGGTGATGGAGGGGCGCTATTTCCTCGGCGTTGCGCCCGGCGGCCACCACACCGACGCCATCCTGCATGGCTTCGACAATATCTTCGAACTGCCGCCGCGCCAGCTTGAGGCGCTGCACCTCATGGAGCGGGTGTGGGAGGGCAAGCCGTTCCTCGAAAAGGGAAAATATTTCCAGGCGGGCTTCCCCGGCCCCGACACCATGCCGGAATATGACGTGATCGTCGCCGATAATGGACCATATGGCGGCCGCGACAAGCTGGAAATCGCGGTCACCGGTCTGTCGATGAGTTCGTCGTCGATGAAGTTCGCCGGCGAGCGCGACTACAGCCCGATTTCCTTCTTCGGCGGTACGCCGCAGATGAAGGCGCACTGGAATACATGGGCCGATGCGATGGCGTCGATGGGACGGGTCGCGGAGCGCAGCCGCTACCGCGTGTGCCGCGACGTGTTCATCGCGGATACCGACGCGGAGGCCAAGCGGTTGTTCCTCAAGAGCGGCATGGCGCAGACCTGGGCCAAGTATCTGAAGGAAATCTACGTCAAGTTCGGTCTGTTCGACGGCATCATCCACGATTCCGGGATGGACATCACGCCGGCGCAGGTCGACGCGGATTTCCTGGCCGAGCATGTCGTGCTGTGCGGATCGCCCGAGACCGTGATCGAAAAGCTCGAAAAGCTCGCCGATCAGGTCGGCGGCTGGGGGCAGATCGTCGCCAACCAGCACGACAGCCTCGATGATCCGAAACCGTGGGAGGAATCGTTGCGGCGTTTCGCCACCGAGGTCTGCCCGAAGGTGCGGATGCCCAATCTCGAAACCGCCTGA
- a CDS encoding TonB-dependent receptor — protein sequence MLVIKTHIDSKRGALLGGAAMIAMFAAPALAQTSPTAPDQDAAVTRATDTVSLADDIVVTAQRREERLSRVPVSVVAFTAQTLQNRVVVSEQDVGTLVPGLIVKNGQTSNQLSFSMRGQTLDPFSGTSPAVLTYLNEAPYTPYNTSTSFFDLGSIQVVKGPQGTLFGRNATGGAVLYTTPMPGNEIGGNLIVRAGERNSVQIQGAIDLPIVKDVLAIRLAGDFTRADGYIRNLYTGNTLGDKDSKSGRATIVFTPTSNIKNTTLVQYSNFRGTEGQGNLYNYYTTPNAAGEQFINNGITSVKNTNGTPLTSTLDTVYNVYSGVLFNKAGNNIGDSNLTPGPAYAPGRFPGGVAGYAAFSRANPYDIYLQFDLPHRAHNTFVSNTTEVDASDSLRIKNIFSYMNSYTRLSGNLAGAPFAGLWLYNDPNNATGLSGQGGPGGQIFKATQYSEELQAQGKLFDDKLNYTVGAFYSSLKHFDIIPVNVGADIDGSAGAAPAFGLPADIDYTYNAKDTSKAIYAQVDYKFTDKLTATFGGRYTWESLTLSQATGSIFVISGVTSVGVPQHKNLSAPSWTFNLQYQLNSDNMFYFSQRGSFRSGNFNGTVNPLNNDNSFGSEYAHDFELGYKYNGRVGTVPFRFNLALYNETVKHAQHAVYAVVDGNPAGFTLNVPESRTRGVEVDTSISLAPWLNINATGAYTDAKYTKGVVDVSNLTGTPGSTILFDSYPDTPKFSGSIGADITLPAPESVGKFILHGDVYAQTHTFFSSNEGSVTPGTRLDGYTTANLRLSWNEIMQSKFSAGVYVKNVFNKLYYVSGYAMGAAGGYNTAYPGEPRTVAAEISVKF from the coding sequence ATGCTCGTGATCAAGACTCACATCGATTCGAAAAGGGGTGCGCTCCTTGGGGGTGCCGCGATGATCGCAATGTTTGCCGCGCCGGCATTGGCCCAGACCAGCCCAACCGCTCCCGATCAGGACGCAGCGGTTACGCGCGCCACGGACACCGTATCTCTTGCCGACGATATCGTGGTGACCGCGCAGCGGCGCGAGGAAAGGCTTTCCCGCGTTCCCGTCTCGGTGGTGGCATTCACCGCTCAGACGCTCCAGAACAGGGTGGTCGTCAGCGAGCAGGACGTCGGCACGCTGGTTCCCGGTCTGATCGTCAAGAACGGGCAGACCTCCAATCAGCTCAGCTTCAGCATGCGTGGACAGACGCTCGATCCGTTCTCCGGAACGAGCCCGGCGGTGCTGACCTATCTGAATGAGGCTCCCTATACGCCATATAATACGTCGACCAGCTTCTTCGATCTCGGGTCGATCCAGGTCGTGAAGGGGCCGCAGGGCACGCTGTTCGGCCGCAACGCAACGGGCGGCGCGGTGCTTTACACCACGCCCATGCCCGGCAACGAGATCGGGGGTAACCTGATCGTGCGTGCCGGCGAGCGGAACTCAGTGCAGATTCAGGGGGCAATCGACCTTCCGATCGTCAAGGACGTGCTGGCGATCCGCCTTGCCGGTGATTTCACCCGGGCGGACGGGTATATCCGCAATCTTTATACCGGCAACACGCTGGGCGACAAGGATAGCAAATCCGGTCGTGCGACGATCGTATTTACCCCAACCAGCAATATCAAGAATACGACTTTGGTCCAATATAGCAATTTCCGTGGTACGGAAGGCCAGGGTAATCTCTATAATTATTATACGACGCCGAACGCGGCTGGCGAGCAATTCATTAACAACGGTATTACGTCGGTGAAAAACACCAACGGCACGCCGCTGACGTCGACGCTCGACACGGTATATAATGTGTATTCCGGGGTGCTGTTCAACAAGGCCGGCAACAATATCGGCGACAGCAATCTGACCCCCGGACCTGCCTACGCCCCGGGGCGTTTCCCAGGCGGTGTTGCGGGATATGCCGCCTTCTCGCGCGCCAATCCCTATGACATCTATCTGCAATTCGATCTTCCGCACCGCGCGCACAACACCTTCGTCTCGAACACGACCGAGGTCGATGCGTCGGATTCGCTCCGGATCAAGAATATCTTCAGCTATATGAACAGTTATACGCGCCTGAGCGGCAATCTTGCCGGCGCGCCGTTCGCGGGGCTTTGGCTATATAACGATCCGAACAACGCGACTGGCTTGTCGGGACAGGGCGGTCCCGGCGGCCAGATATTCAAAGCGACGCAATACTCGGAAGAACTGCAGGCGCAGGGCAAGCTTTTCGATGACAAATTGAACTATACGGTCGGCGCATTCTATTCGTCGCTCAAGCATTTCGATATCATCCCGGTCAACGTCGGCGCCGATATTGACGGCAGCGCGGGCGCCGCCCCCGCGTTCGGCCTTCCCGCCGATATCGACTATACCTATAATGCGAAGGATACGTCCAAGGCGATCTATGCCCAGGTCGATTACAAGTTTACCGACAAGCTGACTGCGACGTTTGGTGGCCGTTATACCTGGGAGAGCCTCACGCTGTCTCAGGCGACTGGCAGCATCTTCGTGATCTCGGGCGTTACGTCGGTCGGCGTGCCGCAGCACAAGAATTTGTCGGCGCCATCCTGGACGTTCAATCTTCAGTATCAGCTCAATTCCGACAATATGTTCTATTTCTCGCAGCGCGGCAGCTTCCGCTCCGGCAATTTCAATGGAACGGTCAATCCGCTGAACAACGACAATTCGTTCGGCAGCGAATATGCGCATGATTTCGAGCTGGGGTACAAATATAACGGACGCGTCGGGACGGTGCCCTTCCGGTTCAACCTCGCGCTCTATAACGAAACCGTCAAACACGCCCAGCATGCGGTCTATGCCGTCGTCGATGGCAACCCCGCCGGCTTCACGCTCAATGTTCCAGAATCCAGGACGAGAGGCGTGGAGGTGGATACCTCGATCAGCCTCGCGCCATGGCTTAATATCAACGCGACCGGCGCCTATACCGACGCGAAATATACCAAGGGCGTGGTCGATGTGTCGAACCTCACCGGCACGCCGGGATCGACCATCCTGTTCGACTCCTATCCCGACACGCCAAAATTCTCGGGCTCGATTGGTGCGGACATCACGCTGCCGGCGCCCGAGAGCGTGGGCAAGTTCATCCTCCACGGCGATGTTTACGCGCAGACCCACACCTTCTTCTCGAGCAATGAAGGTTCGGTCACGCCGGGTACGCGCCTCGACGGCTATACCACGGCGAATCTGCGCCTGAGCTGGAACGAGATTATGCAGAGCAAGTTCTCGGCGGGCGTCTACGTCAAGAACGTGTTCAACAAGCTCTATTACGTGTCTGGTTATGCCATGGGTGCGGCGGGCGGTTACAACACCGCTTATCCGGGCGAGCCACGCACCGTCGCGGCCGAAATCTCGGTGAAGTTTTGA
- a CDS encoding nuclear transport factor 2 family protein yields MNDRIDPKAVVADFLATFSRGDVDGVLATMADGATWWVSGGLDGMAGTYEKATFGDLLRGATALYLEGALRITPTSMIAEGNRVAVEAKGLATMTNGRVYAPSYHFLFELAGDKILRVREYMDTMHAWETFFKP; encoded by the coding sequence ATGAACGACCGAATCGACCCGAAGGCCGTCGTCGCGGATTTTCTGGCCACCTTCTCGCGCGGCGATGTCGATGGCGTGCTCGCGACCATGGCCGATGGCGCGACCTGGTGGGTGTCAGGCGGACTCGATGGGATGGCCGGCACGTATGAAAAGGCGACCTTCGGCGATCTGCTGCGCGGTGCGACCGCGCTTTATCTCGAGGGAGCTTTGCGGATCACGCCGACGAGCATGATCGCGGAAGGAAACCGCGTCGCGGTCGAGGCCAAGGGGCTGGCGACGATGACGAACGGGCGGGTTTACGCGCCATCCTATCATTTCCTGTTCGAACTCGCCGGCGACAAGATACTTCGCGTTCGCGAATATATGGACACGATGCACGCCTGGGAGACGTTCTTCAAACCCTAG